The segment GGTATTTATTTTCCTTTGATATAGCCGGTTCAACAATTTCCTTACGTATTGCTTTATGGATTATTGTGATGGGAGTATGGATAAGTAATCTGATTGGTCAATTTCTTCGTGATAAGAATTTTAACAACATATTTAAAAATATTCCCTACCAAAAGCCCTTAGTATTTTTACTAAGTGTTTTGGGGTTTGGTGTGATTGTTGGTTTACTATCTGGTAATAATCAGCTATTTTTCTTTCTAGAATTAAAACGATGGTTGTATATACTTATACTATTTCCATTCATAACTTCTTTTCGATCAACCGAAGAACTTTCCAAATTATTCACGGTTATAGTAAGTGCTATTGTTGCGCTTTGTATTAAAGTATTACTTTTAATTTATATATTTTCACATTCATTTTTGCCGTTAGTGTATGATGTTTATGGCTGGATGCGACAAAATCTTCTTGGCGAAATTACTCGTTGGCCAAGTGGATTTTCACGAATTTTTATGCAGTCACAAATTTTTCTTTTACCAGGAGTTACTGCTTTTTTTCTGGCCATGTACACAAAAATACAGAACCCTCAATTACTATATAGAAAAAAATTTTTTGGCATCATGGTTGTAACTCTCAGTTGCTTTTCAGTTATTATTGCTAGTCTTTCGCGAAGTTTTTGGTTAGGTGCGATTATTGGTGTTATTGTAACCGCAATTTGTTATATAGCTGTCTATCGACCTCATATAAAAAAAATTCTGGGTTTTTGTTTAGTGCTGGGTGGCACAGTGGTTGTAAGCACTGCCTTGTTGTTCGCCGTAGTGCGTTTTCCTTTCCCAAAGCCTTCAGCCAATATTGACGCCTCGTTACTAACTGATCGAGCGATAAAAATGGAAGCAGGGGCTGCCTCTCGTTGGTCATTACTACCAGTGATGTGGCAAGAAATAAAAAAATCACCATTTTTCGGATATGGTTTTGGTAAAAGTTTAACCTATAAAACCTATGATCCACGAATTGTTGCTACTGGGAGTAATGGATTGTATACAACCTATGCTTTTGAATGGGGATGGTTGGATATTTGGTTAAAGTTTGGTTTACTTGGACTTATTGCTTATGGTTGGTTATTGTGGTTATTGTGCCAAGACGCTTTTAAATTATTAAAAAAAGAAGGCCTAGTAGGTTCGGTTATTTTGTTTAGTCTTGTTTCATTAGTAACCGTTCATTTCTTTACCCCATATTTAAATCACCCACTTGGTTTTGGTTACTTAGCTTTGATAATTGTATTTTTAGAAAGTAGAAAAAATAGTCATTTATCTTTTGCACAAAACTAGTGTGCAACTTGCCAATTTCTTCTAGGTATTGTATAGTAGAATTCATTATTTATTTTACAACTCTATGACTGATCAAATTATATCTGAGGAAGGCTACCAAAAATTAGAAGAGGAATATCACTATCTAACAACGTTAAAGCGTCGTGAGATTGCTGACCGAATTGAAAAAGCCAAAGAGCTTGGTGACTTAAGTGAAAACGCTGAATATGCCGATGCCAAAGAGGCTCAAGCATTTAATGAGGGTCGAGTTTCTGAAATCGCTAATTTATTAAAAAATTTAACTGTCGTAAGAAATATTTCCAAGAATGAAGTTGGGATGGGTTCAAAAGTAGTAGTTGAAATTAATGGAGAAAAAAAGGAATATACTATTGTGAGTTTTAATCAGGCTGATCCTTTGACTGGACAGATTTCAAATGAATCTCCATTAGGAATTGCTTTTGTGGGAAAGAAAGTTGGTGATACTGTTGTCGTGCACAGTCCAAAAGGGGAGATGACGTATAAAATAATTTCAATAGCTTAGTTGTAATAAATAGAAAACTGTTTAGTTATATAGCTAATCAGTTTTTTGTTATTCCCAAAATAATAATATAATAGAAACTACACCTAGAATAAGTCCAGCTGTTTGTAGTTTACTAACTGGCTCTTTATACAGAAGCACCCCGAGTAGAATTGCAATAATCGCCGAAGCAACAGAAAAGATAATGGCACCTCGACCAAGTTGAGCTCCATTCTTTAAAGCAAATAACCAAAAAGAATTGGCAATTAGATAAAAAGTAAGACTAGTGACGGCAATCCAGACTGATTTATGAATTGACCAGTTTTTTGCAAATATATCAGCCACGGCTTCAAAAAATATTAAGAGAGCCAGGGGTAAAATCCATTTATTCATAGTAACTAAATTTTATCATAGTATGTGTAGAAATGTCTTTTACTATTTTGACTATTTGGACAAAAACCTTTAAAATTAGTAATTATCTATCAATTTTCCTTAAAGCCTTTATTGTATGTTGGATATAAAGTTTATTCGTGAGAACAAAGACTTGATTATAAAAAATAGTCAAGATCGCCTTAGTACTGTTGATATTAATACATTGCTTCGAGCTGATGAAAAATATCGGCACTTACTTGGCCAGATTGAAGAATTACGAGCCAAACGAAACCAAGGTTCAAAAAATAAACCTTCTCAAGCAGAAATTGCTGCCATGAAAGACGTTGGAGATTTAATCTCTTCTTTAGAGGATGAGGTGCGAGTAGTAGAGGGAGAAGTTCATCAATTACTATTATCAGTACCAAACCTAGCACACGCTGATGTTAAGCGAAGTGACAATGAAGAAGATAATCCGGTTTTGGAAACGGTGGGTACAATTCCTAAATTGAATTTTGCGCCAAAAGATCATGTTGAATTAGCTGAGAGTTTAGATTTGGTTGATTTTGAGCGGGGGACCAAAGTTGCAGGTGCTAAGTTTTATTATTTAAAAAATGAATTAGCTCTTTTAAGTCTGGCGTTGAACCAATATGTTTTACATATTGTTATGAAGCATGGTTATAAGTTCATGATTACGCCAGATGTTGCCAGAAACTCAATTATTGAAGGCCTTGGTTTTAATCCTCGTGGTGAATCAAGTCAAGTTTATCAACTTGAAAGTCAAGATTTGGGCTTAGTGGGGACTTCAGAGATTACCTTAGGTGGGTATCATAGTGAGGAAGTCTTAGCATTAGAAAAGTTGCCAATTAAGTATGTTGGTTTATCGCATTGTTTTCGAACTGAAGCTGGAGCCTATTCAAAGTTTTCTAAAGGAATTTTTCGTGTTCATCAATTTGAAAAAATAGAAATGTTCATTTATGCAGTGCCAGACCAAGCTGAAAGTTTGCATCAAGAAATGCTAGAAATTGAAAAAGAAATATTTTCCGGTTTAGGTATTCCTTTTAGAGTTGTTGATCATTGTACAGCTGATTTGGGCGCACCGTCATATCGAACCTTTGACTTGGAAGCTTGGTTGCTAGGTAAGCCAAATAAAGAGGGAGGTGCAGGGGATTGGGCAGAAATTACTTCCACTTCAAATTGTACTGATTATCAATCAAGATCACTTAACATAAAATATGTTAACAAGGAAGGGAAAAAAGAATTAGTCTATACCCTTAACGGCACAGCCAATCCAGGAGTACGAGCCTTGATTGCAATTATGGAAAATTACCAGCAGGCAGATGGGTCAATTAAAATTCCAGAAGTTCTGATTCCATATATGAATGGAGTTAAGATAATACAGAAAACTTCTTAATCGCTTTTCAATTTAATATTTCCATAAACTTTTTAATATTTTAGTATTGTAAGGTTTATAGTTTTTCAGTATGTCTCCTCATCATTACCAAAGACAATATACTCCACTGCGACGACCAAGCCATCGTTTTGGTAATCCATACTTCCGTAGTCGAGCATCTGATAAAGTTTCGGTCTCTCGGGTAAAAAACTCAGTGGCATGGGTCTCATTCAGAATTTGGATGTATCTAATATTATTCGGAATCTTACTAATCGCTTTAATTTGGTTAATTTGTTTTTCTCCCTTTCTAACGATTTCTCAGATTGAAATAAGCGGTGCCAGGGAAGAACGAATTCAATCTATTGAACAATCAGCTTGGGATCAAGCGAGCCAACACCGTTTCTGGCTTTTGTCGCAGTCCCATCTTTATTTATTTAACAGTAATTTTTTTAAAGAAAAATTATTGGAGCAATATAGTCTTAACGAGGTCCAGATCAAAAAAGTAGTACCAAAAAAATTAAAGATTGTTATAACAGAAAAAACGCCGGTTGCAGTCTGGATTGAAAATGATGCCTATTATTTAATTGATGGTGAAGGTTGGGTAATTAATACGGTTGGAGGCCCAATGCCTGATTTAGTAACCATCCATAATAATGGCCAGCCAAAGTTAAATAATAAGCGCCTGGAAGGCCAGGAGAGCCTTATAAAGGCTAGTATAGACCTAAAATCAAGCCTAGACAGTAAATTTGCTTATTTAGAATCTGACCAGATTATAACAACCTATGAACGTAATTCACTTACTCTTATATTAAAAGATGGAGACCTTATATATTTTACTATTGATGAACCGATTTCTTCCCAGCTTGATCGATTAGATGCTTTAATTAAAGGACAGTTAAAAAATCAGCTTTCGGGAGTCAGCTATATTGATCTACGGTTTGGAGATAAGGTATACTATAAGTAGGGGAGAGTAAATGAAGTTATAATCTTATTTATCTATAATTAAGTTACTATGGAAACAGGTTTTAAACTATTATTTTTATTTGGTGTATTTTTATACTCTGTAATTACAGTTGGTGTATTTTTATTAATTTTAAGAATTCTTTTGGTATTTTACCCAGAGCTACAATTTATGGGTTTCACCATTACTTAATATAGAGAAAAATTTAGTAAAAAAGCTAAAGCGATAAATTGTTTTTATCGTTTTTTATTTATGAGTTATAAGTTTATAGATAGCTTTGTTATTCACTAGCTTTAGAAGAAAAAATTATTGGGACTTCTATTTGGTCATCGTATTCAGGTAACCCAGAAGGGTTATCTTTTTTTAAAATAATTTTACCAGTAGCTGTGCTTGGTTTTGGAAAGGAAAGAGTTAGTGAGAAAGGCACAAAATTTTCTGTCATCCATTCACCCTCGGCAGTTGCCGGGGCTTGGGCGAGCAGTAGATTATTTGAATCATAAATCGCTACTGGAAATGATGCTTCAAAATACCAGTTTCCACGGGCTTGACCTTTTATTGTGACTGGTGAACTGATAGATTCATTTTTCTTGGGACTAGATACAGTAATATTCAAATTATCTTGTTCGGTTGGTTCAAGCGGGGGAGTGATTTCCTCGGTAAAGGTTTGAGTTTGGTTGGCTATACAACGGCGAGGATAACTTTCTTGTACTGGGAATCCCATGGCAACACATTCGTTAAAATTAGATACTTCCGGTGGCTCTGTTAGGGGCACCGATTTTCCAGATAGCCATTGATCGCGGGTACTAATAATAACGGCAATTAATCCGATTATTATGATGTATAAAATGATGAAGTGATTTTTCTTCATAGGTAATCTATAGTATACCAAAAAATTAATCCTTTTGATACTCAATGATTCATGTTAAAATAAATATATATATTTAATAAAATCATACAATGTCTCAAATATTTAAAAGAATGTATTGGTCGACAGTTATTGTAACATCACTACTTTTAATTATCGGTATAGGATGGTTTCTTTTCCAATCTCCAAATAGTGAGAAATTTTCAGATACTAAAATTATTGATTCCTGGTCAGTAGTTAATAAAGTTAAGGAATTTTCAGCCAATATTTTTGACCCAAATCCATTACGTTTTGAAGGGGATGCAGAACAAGGCTTTTTGACTACTCAGGGTGTTCTTTCCGAGACCAATCGGTATCGTCAGGCTGAAGGGTTAAAAGTATTATCATTTAACGCTAAATTAGAACAATCAGCTAAAGCTAAACTGGAAGATATGTTTGAACAAAAATATTTTGCTCATGTTTCTAAAACAGGGGAGGGGCCAGGTGAATTAGCATCGACTGCTCAATATGAATTTATTGTTGTTGGCGAAAACTTAGCATTGGGAAATTTTGCTGATGATTCGGAATTAGTAAAAGCTTGGATGGATAGCCCTGGTCACCGGGCAAATATTATGAATAAAAATTATCGAGATATTGGGATTGCAGTTGGTAGGGGAGTGTTTGAGGGAAAACTGACCTGGCTGGCCGTTCAAGAGTTTGGTATTCCAATTTCACTTTGTAATAGTGTTAATGAAAGTCAGGAAGTTCTAATTATTTCAAACAAAGAGCAACTTGCTCTGTGGGATGCGGAAATCAAGAAAAAATATCAAGCTCTATCAAAACTACCAAGGACAAGTCCTGAGTATCAAAGTAAAGCTCTTGAATATAATACATTAGTGGATACGTATAATGCGTTATCTCGTCGAACCAAAGCTATAGTTTCAGAATATAATGAAGATGTCACTTTGTATAATGATTGTCTTAAAGGTTTTAACTTATAATTTTCTAGAGAATATTTTTTTTATTTGATTAAATATTTCAGCCCGAGTTTTTTTATTTTTTAGAACATGAATAATTTGGGGTAAGGATGTAAAAAGAATTACTAAAATTATTATTGGTAAAATATAGTAATGTGCTTCTGGGACTATTCTACCCAGAAGATAGCCAAGAATTAATAAACCAGCTGACCAAATAATACCGCCTAATAAATTATAAAAGAAAAAACTGGGTAATTCATTTTGCCTACTCCGGCTAATATTGGCGCAAAGGTTCGTAATACTGGAAAAAATCGTGCTAGGACAATGGTTTTAGCTCCATATTTATCAAAAAAGACTTGTGCTCGTTTTAGATTTTTTTTTGAAAACATTATTGAATCTTTTTGTTTAAAAAGTTTCGGACCGATTTTATAGCCAAAAGCGTATCCAACTGTATCTCCGGTGACGGCTGCTAAAAATAAAAGAGGAATCAGAATCATAATATCCAAAACCCCTTGAGAGGCAACAAAGCCAGCCGTGAATAAGAGGCTGTCACCCGGCAAGAAAAAACCAATAAGCAATCCTGATTCAGCAAAAGTAATAAAAAAAAGTCCGGTATAGCCGACTGTTTTAGTGAGTGTGACAAGGTCAAGCATAGATATACTATATGTTAACAGAAAATAATATATCAAGCTATATTAAAAACACCCGGTCGTAGTGATCGGGTGTTTTTAAAAAGAAAACTAAATTACATGGTTTCTTCTGCTTCTTCAGTAGGCTCTTCAGTGCCTTCTTCTGTTTCTCCTTCAGTTCCCATGTCATCATTGTTGGTTTCTTCGTCTTCGTTCATGATTTCGTCAATCATATGTATAATCTAATGATTAATAAAGCCTTATCAAACTTGCCCAAAAGCTTAATAAGGTTACACGCATACGAGTGTATGAGTCTTTGAATAATAAACAATTACCAGGAAGCTGTCAAGTAATGATTGACATAAGAACGATGTTTATATAGAATGTCGTTAGTAATTTAACAAAATATAAACAGAAAAGGAGAACATTAAAAAATGAGTAATTTTAAAAAATTCTATTATTTAGTTCAGTGGAACTTTTTTTCAAAGGCAATTGAATTTGTTTATTGGGATAAAGATAGCCACTGCTATATAACAAAAGAAATTTATCGCTGTAAATCTTTGCCTGTAACGTCAAAAATATTTGACTTTAAGTCAGAAGAAAAGGCTACAAAAGTAATTAAGAGTATATATAATTTTTTATACCCTGATGACGGAAAACTACCACCATTTCAAAAAAATGACGTATTGAACGCAGCAAATCAATTTTTTTATTGGGAATTTTTAGGACGTTGGCAAATTGGTCCGAAATTGGTAGAATATTTGAAATCAAATCGTGCCGGTAATTTGATATTTGTTAGTGATGCAATGTGGGCTGTTTATTGTAGTATCACTAATTATAACTTTTCAAAGGAACAATTTAACTTCTATATTGAAGATAATGGTTCGTTTGAGATGAGATTACATAGTTGCTCATGTGAAAAATTCCCCTTTAACAAAAATGATTTTGATAATCCTTTGATAACATGGGTACAAATAGCGGAGCATAATACTGATAAAGGAATGGCAAATGAATTAGCGTTTTTGGCCGGTATCGCAGTGTTATCTAGTCTGGCTATGAAGAAGATAGTACTTTATCCAGAAAAAACCCCGTAACAAGGGTTTTTTATTATACTAGATTTAATACATTAGTTTGCTATACTGTAAGAAATTAATCATATGCATTCATTTGAATTTATCCCAGCAAAAGAGGAGAACTTAGCTTTAGAGAAACACCAAGATAAGCCAATAGAGCAAATTAGGGAAGAGCTAGATGGTAGTATGAGTAGTATTGCTGAGCAGGTAAATTCTACCTTTCAGGTAAAAGATTTTATAGATAATAAATGTGCTATTAATATTGAGCGTTATGGACTTTCTAAGGATGAGAAAAAGCAATATTATAATGATATTAAGGCTAGGCAAAGATATTTTTACAGTAGAGATCATCGGTCAATTCCTATTAAAGATATAAAGCAGCCAGATCTTGATAGATGGCTGACAGCACAGGAGCATCGCAAAAGTGAATTAGTTGAAAAGTTGACGACTCTCATATTACATAAAGGTTTAGGCCCCGATTATATAGTTGTACGAACCTGCAAAGGTGATGATTACAATGGCATAGACAATATAATTGTCCATAAGCCATCTGGCACTGTTGTTTGTGCTTTTGATGATTTCCATAGTGGTTTTAGTGATGACAGTGAGGATAAAAAATTAAATTATATAAAGGGAGCTTCAAAAAATGGTGGTGTGCCAATAAAATATGGTTTTACAGTAAAAGAGGGGAGGCTAGTGACTAAATCTTTTAATAATGTTCCTATATTTTATTTAGCTTTTAATGTTACTGAGCTTGATGAAGCGTTGCAAAACATAGATACTAAGGACCCGCATTCTTTGTCTGCTAGTGACGAGCCGTATTATGACAAAATTATTGAGGCTTTTTCAAGACAAATATCGATTATTGAAGAACAGGCAGTGCTTGGTAAATATCCAAGTAAAATTTTTATGCAAAATATACAAAAGTTTAAAGCTTTGCTACCAAGTATGAAAAGGATAGATACAAATTTTGAGCAGGAGGGGAGTATGCCACTGGCAGCTTGACATATATTATTTTTTTTATTATAATATATCACATTAAAAATCTGTTAAGAAATTTAAATTTTTTTTTCAAAAATAAAAAAAGACTATCATGAAAAATAATTTATATATGGTCTTAAAAGTTTTCGATTTGTTAAGACCAAAATTAGATGAACTTGGTTATGTATTGAGACGGGAGAGTTCTGAGTTACCTAGTACTACTAAAATTGCAATTTCCGATAGTAAGAAGAACCTGGAAGTAGGAAATAAAGTTGTCCTTATTTTTTCTAAAGATTTAGGAGGGGATAACTTTGGAATCGAGCATCATTATATCTATTGTGGTAATAATCACATTCTGGAAGATGATGATAGTTTTTATCGACAGAATAAGTCAAGTTTATTTGCCACAAGAGAGAGGGAAAAAATTATCTATGCCAAATTTACGGATGATCCCTCTCAGGTAGAGGAATTAATCAACAACATAGTTGAATATTTCAAACGGGTACGCATTCTGGACAATAGATGGCATCTGTCTGAATAGTAACGCTATATTTTTTAATATGCTCAGGGGAGTCTTTCTCTGAGTTTTTTTTGATAATTTTTAACATTCAAAAAAATTATACAGGTGATAATAGGAGAATATTATATAAATATTATTATATAACTATCTTAAAAGATTGATGGTTTAAGTTAGTAATTAAAAATAAAAGCAGAATCTTATAGATACCACGTCGGTTAAGTTATATTGTGCGACGTGTAGTTAACTAAAATGTTTAGACTTTTTGAGCCTTTTAACCACTTCCCCATAATAGATTGGTTTCTTGTGCTACAAAGACTTGTTATCTTAATATATTAATTTTATATTACTTTATATAAAAAAATAAAATTAATTCAAATTAGTAATTTTCGACTAAATTGATATTTCATTTGACCCACTCCCCTCCTGATGGTTCAAATAAAAAAGCCGGCTTCCAGGTAAGTCGGCTTTGAACGTTAGGTCATAAGTCTTTTATACTTTCATTTTTTTGATTGTATATATGTAATCATATACATAATGGCACGGAAACCAGAGGCCATAAGAATAACCTTTCCAATATTTTGTAAATCAAAATGGGAAAGATTATCTTTCATGGCAAATGCTGAGAGTAATAGAAAGCCTTGAATAACTGTTGTAATTCTACTTTCTTGAATAACGGAATCAGTCGA is part of the Candidatus Falkowbacteria bacterium genome and harbors:
- a CDS encoding CAP domain-containing protein, with the translated sequence MSQIFKRMYWSTVIVTSLLLIIGIGWFLFQSPNSEKFSDTKIIDSWSVVNKVKEFSANIFDPNPLRFEGDAEQGFLTTQGVLSETNRYRQAEGLKVLSFNAKLEQSAKAKLEDMFEQKYFAHVSKTGEGPGELASTAQYEFIVVGENLALGNFADDSELVKAWMDSPGHRANIMNKNYRDIGIAVGRGVFEGKLTWLAVQEFGIPISLCNSVNESQEVLIISNKEQLALWDAEIKKKYQALSKLPRTSPEYQSKALEYNTLVDTYNALSRRTKAIVSEYNEDVTLYNDCLKGFNL
- a CDS encoding Gmad2 immunoglobulin-like domain-containing protein; the protein is MKKNHFIILYIIIIGLIAVIISTRDQWLSGKSVPLTEPPEVSNFNECVAMGFPVQESYPRRCIANQTQTFTEEITPPLEPTEQDNLNITVSSPKKNESISSPVTIKGQARGNWYFEASFPVAIYDSNNLLLAQAPATAEGEWMTENFVPFSLTLSFPKPSTATGKIILKKDNPSGLPEYDDQIEVPIIFSSKASE
- a CDS encoding cell division protein FtsQ/DivIB, whose protein sequence is MSPHHYQRQYTPLRRPSHRFGNPYFRSRASDKVSVSRVKNSVAWVSFRIWMYLILFGILLIALIWLICFSPFLTISQIEISGAREERIQSIEQSAWDQASQHRFWLLSQSHLYLFNSNFFKEKLLEQYSLNEVQIKKVVPKKLKIVITEKTPVAVWIENDAYYLIDGEGWVINTVGGPMPDLVTIHNNGQPKLNNKRLEGQESLIKASIDLKSSLDSKFAYLESDQIITTYERNSLTLILKDGDLIYFTIDEPISSQLDRLDALIKGQLKNQLSGVSYIDLRFGDKVYYK
- the serS gene encoding serine--tRNA ligase, which encodes MLDIKFIRENKDLIIKNSQDRLSTVDINTLLRADEKYRHLLGQIEELRAKRNQGSKNKPSQAEIAAMKDVGDLISSLEDEVRVVEGEVHQLLLSVPNLAHADVKRSDNEEDNPVLETVGTIPKLNFAPKDHVELAESLDLVDFERGTKVAGAKFYYLKNELALLSLALNQYVLHIVMKHGYKFMITPDVARNSIIEGLGFNPRGESSQVYQLESQDLGLVGTSEITLGGYHSEEVLALEKLPIKYVGLSHCFRTEAGAYSKFSKGIFRVHQFEKIEMFIYAVPDQAESLHQEMLEIEKEIFSGLGIPFRVVDHCTADLGAPSYRTFDLEAWLLGKPNKEGGAGDWAEITSTSNCTDYQSRSLNIKYVNKEGKKELVYTLNGTANPGVRALIAIMENYQQADGSIKIPEVLIPYMNGVKIIQKTS
- the greA gene encoding transcription elongation factor GreA, translated to MTDQIISEEGYQKLEEEYHYLTTLKRREIADRIEKAKELGDLSENAEYADAKEAQAFNEGRVSEIANLLKNLTVVRNISKNEVGMGSKVVVEINGEKKEYTIVSFNQADPLTGQISNESPLGIAFVGKKVGDTVVVHSPKGEMTYKIISIA
- a CDS encoding O-antigen ligase family protein — translated: MKHFLVSKQKITLFFWVLVSLLIIEGASFSSYFNPLVGIVVGGIIVLATLVISLKSISNGLLVVVAELLLGSQGYLFSFDIAGSTISLRIALWIIVMGVWISNLIGQFLRDKNFNNIFKNIPYQKPLVFLLSVLGFGVIVGLLSGNNQLFFFLELKRWLYILILFPFITSFRSTEELSKLFTVIVSAIVALCIKVLLLIYIFSHSFLPLVYDVYGWMRQNLLGEITRWPSGFSRIFMQSQIFLLPGVTAFFLAMYTKIQNPQLLYRKKFFGIMVVTLSCFSVIIASLSRSFWLGAIIGVIVTAICYIAVYRPHIKKILGFCLVLGGTVVVSTALLFAVVRFPFPKPSANIDASLLTDRAIKMEAGAASRWSLLPVMWQEIKKSPFFGYGFGKSLTYKTYDPRIVATGSNGLYTTYAFEWGWLDIWLKFGLLGLIAYGWLLWLLCQDAFKLLKKEGLVGSVILFSLVSLVTVHFFTPYLNHPLGFGYLALIIVFLESRKNSHLSFAQN
- a CDS encoding EamA family transporter, with the protein product MNKWILPLALLIFFEAVADIFAKNWSIHKSVWIAVTSLTFYLIANSFWLFALKNGAQLGRGAIIFSVASAIIAILLGVLLYKEPVSKLQTAGLILGVVSIILLFWE